Proteins encoded together in one Desulfovibrio sp. UCD-KL4C window:
- a CDS encoding Hpt domain-containing protein, whose translation MNDSKKNENIVFIESALIDLVPILLDTLVKELAEMEKTFEDGDFVKLQEQAHSSRGAALTYGFDAYAEVLLDLQHAAKSEASEITKYLFGLLHGLLESVEFKVNSSNGKA comes from the coding sequence GTGAACGATTCAAAGAAAAATGAAAACATTGTTTTTATTGAATCGGCATTAATAGATTTAGTGCCGATTTTACTTGATACTCTTGTTAAAGAATTAGCAGAGATGGAAAAAACTTTTGAAGACGGCGACTTTGTAAAATTACAGGAACAGGCTCATTCTTCACGCGGGGCTGCTTTGACATATGGATTTGATGCATATGCCGAGGTGTTGCTTGATCTGCAACATGCTGCCAAGAGTGAAGCCTCAGAAATTACGAAGTACCTTTTCGGATTATTGCACGGTTTGCTTGAATCGGTGGAGTTTAAAGTAAATTCTTCAAACGGCAAAGCTTAG
- a CDS encoding putative molybdenum carrier protein yields MERPAPYGSKGYRSCAACLWTGPIEAFDLIPALIERLDQVRCPNCGAFLETENNTFQTDTLELPNGFRIISGGQTGVDRGALDAAIYLGIPHTGWCPKGRKAEDGVIPDKYNLKEMDTGSYWKRTEQNVVDSDGTLIFPGECESKGTSLTIKLAKRYGKPTAVIPLSSPLALETFRAWVSSMHIKALNIAGPRESGCPGICLATKNFLIKALSFAV; encoded by the coding sequence ATGGAAAGACCAGCACCATACGGAAGTAAAGGATACAGATCATGTGCCGCCTGTTTATGGACCGGACCGATTGAAGCCTTTGACTTGATTCCGGCTCTGATAGAAAGACTTGATCAAGTCCGCTGCCCTAATTGTGGTGCATTTCTGGAAACAGAAAACAACACATTCCAGACTGACACTTTAGAATTACCAAACGGATTCAGAATTATATCAGGCGGGCAGACGGGGGTTGATCGCGGAGCTCTGGACGCAGCTATTTATCTCGGAATCCCGCACACAGGCTGGTGTCCGAAAGGTAGGAAAGCCGAAGACGGCGTAATCCCAGATAAATATAATCTGAAAGAAATGGATACCGGCTCTTACTGGAAAAGGACAGAACAGAACGTTGTTGATTCAGACGGGACATTAATTTTTCCCGGAGAATGTGAATCCAAAGGAACGTCTTTAACCATAAAACTAGCAAAACGATACGGCAAACCGACAGCAGTCATCCCGCTGAGCTCACCACTTGCTCTTGAAACTTTCAGGGCTTGGGTAAGCTCTATGCACATAAAGGCACTCAATATTGCAGGCCCAAGAGAAAGCGGATGTCCAGGAATATGTTTAGCTACAAAGAACTTTCTCATCAAAGCACTAAGCTTTGCCGTTTGA
- a CDS encoding ATP-binding protein has product MKMRMSKIFKTTLLLNFVLFGVISISMSLVSALTLYNHMTDEYVSKGQAIASSIASSSVEILLNRDSSTIQSMIDQFKAIDGAAYVYVQDENGDIISHTFVPRVPEILMHSHSHPKEFSIREIDLPKFGKVIDITKPILAGMAGYVHVGMDKELITKYVWIAIAKLQVVMFFIFWGSVWLLYMNVKRISEPLNKLTEYARKLSDHDFSASIEITSKDEIGLLAGTMQNMASELTTLIAGLERAVTNATSELQDTLTYLEVIIDNLADGLLVIDISGKISLTNHALAELFGLEGQDVIGKDVKYFFTEEMKHLFNLVKGCKQEIYSSEIILPNRTIAKAVATPINKLDSEDDTTLCLGAVILVRDITYEKEIDNLKTDFISTVSHELRTPMTSILGFAKIINKKLEKTVFPHCQTTDIKAQRAMNQIQENIGIIVSEGERLTELINDVLDIAKMESGKVDWKNISIDIKEVLTISSQTTKPLWENKNILMQIDVDENLPVIFGDHDRIMQVMVNLISNALKFTNSGSITCSARDHGDEILISVSDTGSGISEADQKKIFERFKQVGDTLTGKPKGTGLGLPICKQIVEHHSGRIWVDSKLGEGSSFHFTLAKGTPEIEVNQTSALNKINSAGRRSNTNDSPLILIADDDPALNEFLSQIIEDEGYRIVSATNGIEALEIARKQLPQLITMDLKMPRMDGAEAIRQLRMDPSTCHIPVIVISALAEGQKAGGDVALIKPIDDKRLIDTIHGMLHEDLIMTDPCMVLGKSETAPVKNLLVICPGKINYCTPSELWNRIEQGFKGILFVPAEISTTLDLDKLSSIPQVQLVIIPDN; this is encoded by the coding sequence ATGAAGATGAGAATGTCTAAAATTTTTAAAACTACTCTGCTTCTCAACTTCGTTCTGTTCGGTGTAATATCAATATCAATGTCACTGGTCTCAGCACTGACGCTATACAATCACATGACCGATGAATACGTAAGCAAAGGACAGGCTATCGCCAGCAGCATTGCCAGTTCAAGTGTGGAAATTCTGCTTAACCGTGATTCTTCGACAATCCAGTCAATGATAGATCAGTTCAAGGCCATTGATGGAGCTGCATATGTGTATGTTCAGGATGAAAACGGCGATATCATTTCCCATACATTTGTACCACGCGTCCCGGAAATTTTAATGCATAGCCATTCACATCCCAAAGAATTTTCAATTAGAGAAATTGATCTTCCTAAATTTGGAAAAGTGATTGATATTACCAAGCCCATTCTTGCCGGGATGGCTGGCTATGTACATGTCGGAATGGATAAGGAACTGATCACCAAATACGTATGGATAGCAATTGCAAAATTACAAGTTGTAATGTTTTTCATTTTCTGGGGCAGCGTATGGCTGTTGTATATGAATGTTAAACGTATCTCAGAGCCTCTGAACAAGTTGACCGAATATGCCCGTAAGCTATCAGACCATGATTTTTCTGCTTCAATTGAAATAACTTCCAAAGACGAAATAGGCCTTCTTGCAGGAACAATGCAAAACATGGCCAGTGAACTAACCACACTTATTGCCGGACTTGAACGGGCTGTGACGAATGCTACGAGTGAATTACAAGACACTCTTACTTATTTGGAAGTTATTATAGACAATCTTGCTGACGGATTGTTGGTTATTGATATATCTGGGAAAATTTCTCTAACAAACCATGCTCTTGCAGAATTATTCGGTCTTGAAGGACAGGATGTTATCGGAAAAGATGTAAAATATTTTTTCACGGAAGAAATGAAACACCTTTTTAATTTAGTAAAAGGTTGTAAACAAGAAATTTACAGTTCCGAAATAATTCTACCTAACCGCACGATTGCCAAAGCTGTAGCCACCCCGATTAATAAGCTAGACTCTGAAGATGATACAACTTTATGCCTTGGCGCTGTTATTCTGGTTAGAGATATCACATACGAAAAAGAAATCGACAATCTAAAAACAGACTTTATTTCCACGGTCTCACATGAACTGAGAACCCCTATGACTTCAATCTTAGGATTCGCTAAAATCATTAATAAGAAACTAGAAAAAACTGTTTTTCCGCATTGTCAGACAACAGATATAAAAGCTCAAAGAGCTATGAATCAAATTCAGGAAAACATCGGCATTATAGTTTCTGAAGGAGAACGCTTAACCGAGCTTATTAACGATGTACTGGATATTGCGAAAATGGAGTCCGGTAAAGTTGACTGGAAAAATATTTCTATAGATATAAAAGAAGTTCTCACAATTTCAAGCCAGACAACTAAACCGCTCTGGGAAAACAAGAACATTCTCATGCAAATTGATGTAGACGAGAATCTACCCGTAATCTTTGGTGACCACGACAGGATTATGCAAGTCATGGTGAACCTAATCTCTAATGCCTTAAAATTTACAAATTCAGGTTCTATCACCTGCTCCGCCCGTGACCATGGAGATGAAATATTAATAAGTGTGAGTGATACAGGAAGCGGTATTTCTGAAGCTGATCAAAAGAAAATTTTTGAACGCTTTAAACAAGTTGGTGACACTTTGACAGGTAAACCAAAAGGAACAGGACTTGGCTTGCCAATCTGTAAACAAATAGTTGAACATCATAGCGGACGTATCTGGGTAGACAGCAAGTTAGGTGAGGGAAGCTCTTTTCATTTCACGTTAGCAAAAGGAACACCTGAAATAGAAGTTAATCAAACTTCAGCACTAAACAAAATTAATTCTGCAGGTAGACGTTCTAACACTAACGACAGCCCGCTGATCCTTATAGCTGATGACGATCCAGCTCTTAACGAATTTTTATCACAAATCATTGAAGATGAAGGGTATAGAATAGTATCGGCAACAAATGGAATTGAAGCTTTAGAAATAGCGCGAAAGCAGCTTCCGCAGCTTATCACCATGGACCTAAAAATGCCGAGAATGGACGGAGCTGAAGCAATTAGACAATTACGTATGGACCCTTCAACCTGCCATATACCGGTAATTGTAATCAGTGCTCTTGCAGAAGGGCAGAAGGCAGGAGGTGATGTGGCTCTCATCAAACCGATTGACGACAAGCGTTTGATTGATACCATACACGGAATGTTACATGAAGATTTGATTATGACAGATCCCTGTATGGTCCTTGGGAAGTCCGAAACAGCACCTGTTAAAAATCTGCTGGTTATATGCCCTGGCAAAATCAATTACTGCACCCCATCAGAACTTTGGAACAGAATAGAACAAGGATTTAAAGGGATACTATTTGTGCCTGCTGAAATCAGCACAACACTGGATCTGGACAAGCTTTCAAGCATCCCGCAAGTACAGCTTGTTATTATACCGGACAACTGA
- a CDS encoding ABC transporter substrate-binding protein: MKKIHVKHILFPAILIIFYLTTTVYAQKSALPNKPILLGMSAAFTGHSKGLGIELFRGSQAYFNQVNANGGINGHKVVIRYYDDGYNPLPAIRNTINLIERDNVLCMFNYVGTPTVTRVLPVIKHFNTDKPLYLFFPFTGAQPQREYPYKKYVFNLRASYRQETWGLVHNLFMIGRRRIAVLYQADAYGRSGWEGIRKALTEKNLRIVAEATYRRGTDFKSSMEEQVKILAATQPDAIISIGTYEACAAFIRDARDAGLNIPICNLSFVGSENMLHLLNGLEKSTGKKYTENLINTQAVPTYEDTSLAAVRDYRKVMSENPPAPPEEFAKDYNPLKFSFISFEGYLNAKVMSIILERMTESPKKTSLYSATLSIKDLDIGLDAPISFSRGKHQGFDKVYYTTVSEGQFVPLTNWNRWNK; the protein is encoded by the coding sequence ATGAAGAAAATTCACGTCAAGCATATATTATTCCCAGCTATACTTATTATTTTTTACCTAACCACAACAGTATATGCCCAAAAAAGTGCTCTCCCCAATAAACCCATACTCCTTGGAATGTCTGCCGCCTTTACAGGGCACAGCAAAGGGCTTGGGATAGAACTTTTCAGAGGATCACAAGCCTATTTCAATCAGGTAAATGCAAACGGAGGGATTAACGGTCACAAAGTTGTTATCAGATATTACGATGATGGATACAACCCTCTTCCAGCTATTCGCAACACTATCAACCTGATTGAAAGGGATAACGTCCTCTGCATGTTCAACTATGTGGGAACTCCCACTGTGACACGAGTTCTTCCTGTCATTAAGCACTTCAACACCGATAAACCGCTCTATCTGTTCTTCCCCTTCACAGGCGCGCAGCCGCAACGCGAATACCCATATAAAAAATATGTTTTCAACCTGAGAGCATCATACAGACAGGAAACATGGGGACTGGTACATAATCTTTTTATGATAGGCCGCAGAAGAATTGCAGTGCTATATCAGGCAGACGCATATGGTAGAAGCGGATGGGAAGGAATTAGAAAAGCTCTTACTGAAAAAAACCTGCGTATTGTTGCAGAAGCAACCTACAGAAGAGGAACTGACTTTAAAAGTTCCATGGAAGAGCAGGTTAAAATACTCGCAGCAACACAACCAGATGCAATCATCTCAATCGGAACGTATGAAGCATGTGCAGCTTTTATAAGAGATGCCAGAGATGCGGGATTGAATATTCCAATATGCAATTTATCTTTTGTAGGCAGCGAAAACATGTTGCATCTTTTAAACGGTCTCGAAAAATCAACCGGTAAAAAATACACCGAAAACCTTATCAATACTCAAGCCGTTCCAACTTATGAAGACACTTCCCTTGCAGCCGTACGCGACTACAGAAAAGTAATGTCTGAAAATCCTCCAGCTCCACCTGAAGAGTTTGCTAAAGACTATAATCCTTTGAAATTCAGCTTCATCAGCTTTGAGGGCTACCTAAATGCAAAAGTAATGTCGATAATCCTTGAGCGCATGACGGAAAGTCCTAAGAAAACAAGCCTTTACTCTGCAACATTATCAATAAAAGACCTTGATATCGGACTCGATGCCCCAATCAGCTTTAGCCGAGGCAAGCATCAAGGTTTTGATAAAGTATACTATACAACCGTTTCAGAAGGACAATTCGTACCTCTTACAAATTGGAATAGGTGGAACAAATGA
- a CDS encoding HD domain-containing phosphohydrolase, producing the protein MNTSIKPKIRLKRFIRPKKLKVFFEKAAALLPKNSLLCAYIDDTPVFCADPSIYPFEKTIFTTVVNDANENLRIGVSLQNFSELSEKEINQIKAVLEFTSYSISAHIESEKARRLIGEETLSKYRELSILHRSIVELNNSPKLKDVIKALIKECKSSKIPAEMGVVYLPEEDGFTVFDSFGADSAEIFEELIGCSLFTDIITSLHGEILNDAEQDHRCENKLCGNIRSILIMPIPSPNLCEGMLVLTSKHANAFNAAHLKHVYTLASVAGISISNAYNFESIRVLMDALLKALAEAIDARDPFTAGHSERVAHLAISFARLISQEGNLFNETKFTDEQLREIFYSGILHDIGKIGIKEYVLTKKNRLPNSILDIIGMRMKLFGIHHHKEWEDDYNRVKQINISLSPEQDDLDFIHNISEIKFNINGANIQLLQPEEQKSLLIQKGNLTPEERREIERHPAESKRILEHIPFHEDLAQLLTIICQHHERLDGSGYPAGIKGNEILIQSQILAIVDIYDAITQERHYKPAKPQTRALQILKQEAAEGKLDKHLVNFFIDNILEILEGSKSINLDRPISPRFCKIHRNNLN; encoded by the coding sequence ATGAATACCAGCATCAAACCGAAAATACGATTAAAGCGATTTATCAGGCCAAAAAAGCTGAAAGTTTTTTTTGAAAAAGCGGCAGCACTACTCCCTAAAAATTCACTATTATGCGCTTATATTGACGACACTCCGGTTTTTTGTGCGGACCCATCGATTTACCCTTTTGAAAAAACAATCTTCACTACAGTCGTTAACGATGCAAATGAAAATCTACGCATAGGTGTTTCACTTCAAAATTTCTCTGAATTATCTGAAAAAGAAATTAATCAGATCAAAGCAGTTCTTGAATTTACCTCATATTCCATATCAGCTCACATTGAATCGGAAAAGGCAAGACGCCTTATTGGAGAGGAGACCCTTTCTAAGTATCGAGAACTATCCATATTACACAGATCTATAGTTGAACTTAACAACTCCCCAAAGCTTAAAGATGTTATTAAAGCTCTGATTAAGGAATGTAAAAGTTCTAAGATCCCTGCTGAAATGGGCGTAGTATATCTACCAGAAGAGGATGGCTTCACTGTTTTTGACAGCTTCGGTGCTGATAGTGCAGAAATTTTCGAAGAATTGATAGGATGCTCACTTTTTACGGATATCATCACAAGCCTGCACGGTGAAATACTAAACGATGCTGAACAAGACCATCGCTGTGAAAATAAACTTTGCGGCAACATAAGATCTATACTTATCATGCCCATCCCTTCTCCTAACCTTTGCGAAGGTATGCTTGTCCTGACATCTAAGCATGCTAATGCTTTCAACGCTGCCCATCTGAAACACGTTTACACTCTGGCGTCTGTCGCAGGAATTTCTATAAGCAACGCATATAATTTCGAATCTATCAGAGTCCTTATGGATGCACTCCTTAAAGCTCTGGCAGAAGCAATTGATGCGCGAGACCCGTTCACAGCAGGTCATTCGGAAAGAGTCGCTCACCTAGCAATTTCTTTTGCACGCCTTATTTCGCAAGAGGGTAACCTTTTTAATGAAACGAAATTCACAGATGAACAACTACGCGAAATTTTTTATTCTGGAATTCTTCATGACATCGGGAAAATAGGCATTAAAGAATATGTGCTTACTAAAAAAAACCGCCTTCCCAACTCGATACTTGATATAATTGGCATGCGCATGAAACTCTTCGGTATACACCATCACAAAGAATGGGAAGATGACTACAACAGAGTTAAACAGATAAATATATCCCTCAGCCCTGAGCAGGATGATCTGGATTTTATCCATAATATCAGCGAAATTAAATTCAACATTAATGGCGCAAATATTCAATTACTGCAACCTGAGGAACAAAAAAGTCTACTTATTCAAAAAGGCAACCTTACTCCAGAAGAAAGACGTGAAATTGAACGTCACCCTGCTGAAAGTAAGAGAATTCTAGAACATATTCCATTTCACGAAGATTTGGCGCAACTCTTGACTATTATTTGTCAACACCATGAACGACTTGACGGTTCTGGGTATCCAGCCGGAATTAAAGGTAATGAAATACTCATTCAAAGCCAAATATTAGCAATCGTAGATATTTATGATGCGATAACTCAAGAACGCCATTATAAACCTGCAAAGCCTCAAACCCGAGCTCTACAGATTCTAAAACAAGAAGCTGCAGAAGGAAAACTGGACAAGCATCTGGTCAATTTTTTTATCGATAACATTCTAGAAATTTTAGAAGGTTCTAAATCGATTAATCTTGACCGTCCTATATCACCAAGATTCTGTAAAATTCACAGAAACAATTTAAACTGA
- a CDS encoding response regulator, whose amino-acid sequence MAGKILVVDDEVHIRMLLEQTLEELEDDYDIELLTAENGEEGLDLIRSERPDLVLLDIMMPYINGYEVCQEVCKDPDLSSVKIILLTAKGQEVDRKHGLNLGAERYMTKPFDPDEIIAVAKEILKLDQ is encoded by the coding sequence ATGGCTGGAAAAATTCTAGTTGTGGATGATGAAGTTCACATCAGAATGCTTTTAGAACAAACGCTAGAAGAACTGGAAGATGATTACGACATTGAACTTCTAACAGCTGAAAACGGTGAAGAAGGACTCGACCTAATTCGCTCCGAGCGTCCGGATTTAGTATTACTGGACATAATGATGCCATACATCAACGGCTATGAAGTATGTCAAGAAGTTTGCAAAGACCCTGACTTATCCTCAGTTAAGATAATACTTTTAACGGCAAAAGGGCAAGAAGTCGACAGAAAGCATGGCTTGAATCTCGGAGCAGAAAGATACATGACCAAACCATTCGATCCAGATGAGATCATAGCAGTTGCAAAAGAAATACTAAAACTTGATCAATGA